The nucleotide sequence TCCGGGTGTCGGTCAGCGACCTCGGCCGGCTCACGATGTTCGAGCACTCCTCCTGGGTGCCCGGCGGGCCGCCGCCGCAACTGGCCGCCTACCTGGAACCGGACGGTCCCGACGCGGTGACGCTGCTGGTCTCCGAACTGGCCGGCGGCCGCACGTTCACTGCGACGTTCTGCGCTGCCGTCGTCGACCCCGACCTCGTCGGCCGGGCGTTGCACCGCATGTGCTCCGATCCGCTCGCCACGCTGCCCGCGCACTGACATGGCCGGCGTCGGGAGGTCACGCGGCCGGACGGTGACGGCCGCCGCGGTGACGGTGCTGAGCCTGCTGCTGGCGTCCTGCAGCGCCCCCTCCGCCGGTCCCGCCGCCGCACCGGACGTGGCGAACGGCGCACTGCTCGACGCCCCAACCGACCTCTCGGTGTATCCCAGCCTGCAGGGCCTCACCCAGCGGAGCCTCAAGATCCGCTACCGGTCGACCTCGGGCATCGACGGTGCGCCGACCACGGTGTCGGGAACCCTGCTGGTGCCCAAGGGCGACCCGCCGCCGGGCGGCTGGCGCATCGCGTCGATCGGGCATCCCACCTCCGGGTTGAACAGCAGCTGCGCGCCGTCGACGCGGCCCGGGCTGATGGGCACAGCGGGCGAGATCGGAGCCTTCCTCTCCTACGGCTACCTGGTCGTGATGAGCGACTACCAGGGCCTGGGCACACCGGGTCCGCACCCGTACCTGGAGCCGAAGACGGCGGCGCGCAACGTGATCGACGCGGTGCGGGCGGCGCGCGAGGCGGTCCCGGAGGCATCGAACCGGTTCGTGGCATACGGCGTCTCCCAGGGTGGGCAGGCGGTCTGGGCGGCCAACGAGGCCATGGGCGAGTACGGCGCCGGGCTCGACATGGTGGGGTCCATCAGCATCGCCGCGCCGACCGACCTGCGGCCGCTGGTGGACGCCATGGAGAACGGCACGCTGACGGTGCAGCAGCGGGTGCTGATGCCGACGATCCTCGCGGGTCTGGCGGTGTCGCACCCGGAGTTGCACGTCGACGACTACCTGCGCGGGGAGATGCGCGACCGCATGGACGTCTTCCTCGGATGCGCCGACGAGAACTCGGAACTCCGCGGGAGGATCGCGTCCGGTGCGCCGCCGGAGGACTTTCG is from Mycolicibacterium grossiae and encodes:
- a CDS encoding lipase family protein: MAGVGRSRGRTVTAAAVTVLSLLLASCSAPSAGPAAAPDVANGALLDAPTDLSVYPSLQGLTQRSLKIRYRSTSGIDGAPTTVSGTLLVPKGDPPPGGWRIASIGHPTSGLNSSCAPSTRPGLMGTAGEIGAFLSYGYLVVMSDYQGLGTPGPHPYLEPKTAARNVIDAVRAAREAVPEASNRFVAYGVSQGGQAVWAANEAMGEYGAGLDMVGSISIAAPTDLRPLVDAMENGTLTVQQRVLMPTILAGLAVSHPELHVDDYLRGEMRDRMDVFLGCADENSELRGRIASGAPPEDFRPSSRQAADALRRALGEDALPAQRAAAPMLVAYGDEDPVVLPEWTAAAVGRACSLGDVVAVVVAPGQGHGVLDIGAAPAEWTTGRFDGQPPPTACPPA